A genome region from Sphingobium sp. CR2-8 includes the following:
- a CDS encoding GcrA family cell cycle regulator, with amino-acid sequence MSWTDERIDQLKGMWERGLTASQIADELGGVSRNAVIGKAHRLGLQSRPSPVKANDAPKKAAAPAPRKPAPAPEVEAPRAVAPVAPAPAPVRAPVAAPTAAPAPAPAAAATPAADAPTPTPQPRIISVGPGGFLRQGPGDQQAPIPPAPPRRLVPAKPSAEIADKTTLLDLTERICKWPMGHPGEPDFHFCGEAVNPGFPYCVEHCGRAYQAQLPRGTRRPPPPLPFGGPRVR; translated from the coding sequence TTGTCCTGGACCGACGAGCGTATCGACCAGCTCAAGGGGATGTGGGAGCGCGGCCTGACCGCCAGCCAGATCGCCGACGAACTGGGCGGGGTCAGCCGTAATGCGGTGATCGGCAAGGCGCACCGCCTGGGCCTGCAGTCCCGCCCTTCGCCTGTTAAGGCGAACGACGCGCCCAAGAAGGCGGCCGCCCCTGCCCCGCGTAAGCCCGCCCCCGCGCCCGAGGTGGAAGCGCCCCGCGCCGTAGCGCCGGTCGCGCCAGCGCCTGCCCCGGTCCGCGCACCCGTCGCCGCGCCGACGGCGGCCCCCGCACCTGCGCCCGCCGCAGCAGCGACGCCCGCCGCCGACGCGCCAACGCCGACGCCGCAGCCGCGCATCATTTCGGTCGGTCCCGGCGGCTTCCTGCGCCAGGGTCCGGGCGACCAGCAGGCACCGATCCCGCCTGCGCCGCCGCGTCGCCTGGTGCCAGCCAAGCCCAGCGCCGAAATCGCCGACAAGACGACTTTGCTCGACCTGACCGAGCGGATCTGCAAATGGCCGATGGGCCATCCGGGTGAGCCGGACTTCCATTTCTGCGGCGAAGCGGTGAACCCGGGCTTCCCCTATTGCGTCGAACATTGCGGTCGCGCCTATCAGGCGCAGTTGCCGCGTGGGACGCGTCGTCCGCCCCCGCCGCTGCCGTTCGGCGGTCCGCGCGTCCGCTGA
- a CDS encoding ABC transporter permease, which yields MNDQPKIHAAPSVRPPFPEPGVPQIRNVNWAGTWALYAKEVRRFMKVQLQTVWAPAITTLMFLIIFIVALGGSGRTVLLRGVAVPFADFIAPGLIIMGMINACFANASFALMVGKVQGTLVDYLMPPIAVAELLFALVASSVTRAVMVGFALWLAMALWPGVHVTPAHLWAVVWFGLLGTSFIAFLGVLTSIWAEKFDHGAAITNFVIGPLALLSGTFYSIDRLPPLFQGISHANPFFYIISGFRYGFVAAADTNVVVGSSVLLGLNLILGGLCYTLLRRGWKIKA from the coding sequence ATGAACGACCAGCCCAAAATTCACGCCGCACCATCGGTCCGCCCGCCTTTCCCGGAACCGGGCGTGCCGCAGATCCGCAACGTCAACTGGGCGGGCACCTGGGCGCTTTATGCCAAGGAAGTGCGCCGTTTCATGAAGGTGCAGTTGCAGACGGTGTGGGCGCCCGCGATCACGACCCTCATGTTCCTCATCATCTTCATCGTGGCGCTGGGCGGCAGCGGGCGCACGGTTTTGCTGCGCGGGGTTGCCGTGCCGTTCGCCGATTTCATCGCGCCCGGCCTCATCATCATGGGCATGATCAACGCCTGTTTCGCCAATGCCAGCTTCGCGCTGATGGTGGGCAAGGTGCAGGGGACGCTGGTCGACTACCTGATGCCGCCAATCGCGGTGGCCGAATTGCTGTTTGCGCTGGTCGCCTCTTCGGTGACGCGCGCCGTGATGGTGGGCTTCGCTTTATGGCTGGCGATGGCGCTGTGGCCGGGCGTCCATGTGACACCAGCCCATCTGTGGGCGGTGGTCTGGTTCGGCCTGCTCGGCACCAGCTTCATCGCCTTCCTGGGCGTCCTGACCTCGATCTGGGCGGAAAAGTTCGATCATGGCGCGGCGATCACCAATTTCGTGATCGGCCCGTTGGCATTGCTGTCCGGAACCTTCTATTCGATCGACCGTCTGCCTCCGCTGTTCCAGGGGATCAGTCACGCCAATCCCTTCTTCTACATCATCTCCGGCTTCCGCTATGGTTTCGTCGCGGCGGCGGACACCAATGTGGTGGTGGGCAGCAGCGTGCTTCTGGGCCTCAACCTGATCCTGGGTGGCTTGTGCTATACGCTGCTGCGACGCGGCTGGAAGATCAAGGCCTGA
- the wecB gene encoding non-hydrolyzing UDP-N-acetylglucosamine 2-epimerase: protein MKVALVFGTRPEAIKMFPVVHALRAQPGVDTRVIVTAQHRGLLDQVLDIAGIVPDIDLDVMVPNQTLDGLTAKLIVELGKAFDAEKPDRIVVHGDTLTTMVASLAAYYRKIPVAHVEAGLRSGDIHHPWPEEVNRRVVACIADMNFAPTQAAADALRAESRDAASIHITGNTVIDALLVTRDRVLAQPALASGLDDLAARFAGKRIVAVTSHRRENFGGGMEAIARAIADIAARPDVAVIFPVHPNPHVRPVMDAVLGDLPNVAMIEPLDYPHFVRLLDLSHLVLTDSGGVQEEAPSLGKPVLVMRETTERPEGVEAGTARLVGADRDRIVREVLALLDDQNAYDAMARAHNPFGDGQAAARIAAIIGAGARARE from the coding sequence GTGAAGGTAGCGCTAGTGTTCGGGACGCGCCCCGAAGCGATCAAGATGTTTCCCGTCGTCCATGCCCTGCGCGCACAGCCGGGCGTCGACACGCGCGTCATCGTGACGGCGCAGCATCGCGGCCTGCTCGATCAGGTGCTGGACATCGCCGGGATCGTGCCGGACATCGATCTGGACGTGATGGTGCCCAACCAGACGCTGGACGGGCTGACGGCCAAGCTGATCGTGGAACTGGGCAAGGCGTTCGACGCGGAAAAGCCCGACCGCATCGTCGTCCATGGCGATACGCTGACCACCATGGTGGCGAGCCTTGCCGCCTATTATCGCAAGATCCCCGTGGCCCATGTGGAAGCGGGCCTGCGCAGCGGCGACATCCACCATCCCTGGCCCGAAGAGGTGAACCGCCGCGTTGTCGCCTGCATAGCCGACATGAACTTCGCCCCGACGCAGGCCGCCGCCGACGCCCTGCGTGCCGAAAGCCGCGACGCTGCCAGCATCCATATCACCGGCAACACGGTGATCGATGCGCTGCTGGTGACCCGCGACCGGGTGCTGGCGCAGCCCGCTCTCGCCAGCGGCCTGGATGATCTGGCCGCCCGTTTCGCGGGCAAGCGGATCGTCGCCGTCACCAGCCACCGCCGCGAAAATTTCGGCGGCGGGATGGAGGCGATCGCCCGTGCCATCGCGGATATCGCCGCGCGCCCCGACGTGGCGGTGATCTTCCCCGTCCATCCCAACCCCCATGTCCGGCCGGTGATGGACGCGGTGCTGGGCGACCTGCCCAATGTCGCGATGATCGAACCGCTCGACTATCCCCATTTCGTCCGCCTGCTCGACCTGTCCCATCTGGTGCTGACCGATAGCGGCGGTGTGCAGGAAGAAGCCCCCTCGCTCGGCAAGCCGGTGCTGGTGATGCGCGAAACGACCGAACGGCCCGAAGGGGTGGAGGCGGGCACCGCTCGCCTGGTCGGCGCGGATCGCGACAGGATCGTGCGCGAAGTGCTGGCGCTGCTGGACGATCAGAACGCCTATGACGCCATGGCCCGCGCCCATAATCCCTTCGGCGACGGCCAGGCGGCGGCCCGGATCGCGGCGATCATCGGGGCAGGGGCGCGCGCGCGGGAATAA
- the wecC gene encoding UDP-N-acetyl-D-mannosamine dehydrogenase, translating into MPVDAKQKVSVIGLGYIGLPTAALIARGGAQVVGVDVSAHVVETVNSGRVHIEEVDLDGLVQGVVARGNLRASLDVEQSDVFIIAVPTPVSEDRAPDISYVLKAARTIAPVLKAGDTVILESTSPVGTTEAMRDVIGGLRPDLKMPGVGVAGDIAIAYCPERVLPGRILVELIDNDRCIGGITPRCARKALGFYRQFVRGACITTTARAAEMVKLVENSFRDVNIAFANELSVIAENMDIDVWEVIRLANRHPRVNILSPGPGVGGHCIAVDPWFIVHGDPENARIIRTAREVNDGKTDYVVAKASDLIDAFGDEDVACLGLAFKANIDDFRESPAVKVAARLARRYGRRVKLVEPYAQALPMEFAGTGAELIDLDTALEQCGVFVILVDHDMFKSVPVDERADKAVYDTRGIWPDQPRRLAQPAPGRLAV; encoded by the coding sequence ATGCCCGTCGACGCCAAGCAGAAGGTTTCCGTCATTGGCCTTGGCTATATCGGCCTGCCCACCGCTGCGCTGATCGCCCGTGGCGGCGCGCAGGTGGTGGGTGTGGACGTCAGCGCCCATGTGGTCGAAACCGTCAATAGCGGTCGCGTTCATATCGAGGAAGTCGATCTCGACGGCCTGGTCCAGGGCGTCGTGGCGCGCGGCAATCTGCGCGCCAGCCTGGACGTCGAACAGAGCGACGTCTTCATCATCGCCGTGCCCACCCCGGTATCGGAAGATCGCGCGCCCGACATCAGCTACGTCCTGAAGGCCGCCCGCACGATCGCTCCGGTGCTGAAGGCGGGCGACACCGTGATCCTCGAATCCACCTCGCCGGTCGGCACGACCGAAGCGATGCGCGACGTGATCGGCGGTCTGCGTCCTGATCTCAAAATGCCCGGCGTCGGCGTAGCGGGCGACATCGCCATAGCCTATTGCCCCGAACGGGTGCTCCCCGGTCGCATCCTGGTCGAACTGATCGACAATGATCGCTGCATCGGCGGCATTACGCCCCGCTGCGCGCGCAAGGCGCTGGGCTTCTACCGTCAGTTCGTGCGTGGCGCCTGCATCACCACCACCGCCCGCGCCGCCGAAATGGTGAAGCTGGTGGAAAACAGCTTTCGCGACGTCAATATCGCCTTCGCCAACGAATTGTCGGTGATCGCGGAAAATATGGACATCGATGTGTGGGAGGTGATCCGCCTCGCCAACCGTCACCCGCGCGTCAATATCCTGTCGCCGGGGCCAGGCGTCGGCGGCCACTGCATCGCTGTCGATCCCTGGTTTATCGTCCATGGCGATCCGGAAAATGCCCGCATCATTCGCACCGCGCGCGAAGTGAATGACGGCAAGACCGACTATGTCGTGGCCAAGGCGTCCGACCTGATCGACGCGTTCGGCGATGAGGACGTCGCCTGTCTCGGCCTCGCATTCAAGGCGAATATCGACGATTTCCGCGAAAGCCCGGCGGTAAAGGTCGCCGCGCGCCTGGCCCGCCGCTATGGCCGCCGGGTCAAGCTGGTCGAACCCTATGCCCAGGCGCTGCCGATGGAATTTGCCGGAACGGGCGCGGAACTGATCGATCTCGATACGGCACTGGAACAATGTGGCGTGTTCGTCATTCTTGTGGATCATGACATGTTCAAATCTGTCCCCGTCGACGAGCGCGCCGATAAGGCTGTCTATGACACCAGGGGTATCTGGCCCGACCAGCCGCGCCGCCTGGCTCAACCCGCGCCTGGTCGTCTGGCTGTCTGA
- a CDS encoding polysaccharide biosynthesis/export family protein encodes MKRTKSIKLSIVALAACGSLAACTTVEDAPRGEAAYAAIPPAPAVGMDYRIAPDDVLRIQVYHEPDLSLEDAQVTAAGMIRMPLIGDVSIAGLTSSEASDVIAGRLGERYLVSPQVTLFVKKAVGRRVTVDGEVREPGLYPVEGRLTLLQAVALAKGPTRLAGLNQVVIVRQMDGQRQAALFDLAAIRKGEAADPEILPGDRVVVGLSRAKAILGGALLAIPALATGFIALDGGR; translated from the coding sequence ATGAAGCGCACGAAAAGCATAAAATTATCCATTGTCGCGCTGGCCGCTTGCGGGTCGCTGGCTGCCTGCACGACGGTCGAGGATGCACCGCGTGGCGAGGCCGCCTATGCGGCGATCCCGCCCGCGCCTGCCGTCGGCATGGATTATCGCATCGCGCCGGACGACGTGCTGCGCATTCAGGTCTATCACGAACCCGACCTGTCGCTGGAAGATGCGCAGGTGACGGCGGCGGGGATGATCCGCATGCCGCTGATTGGCGACGTGTCGATCGCGGGCCTCACGTCCAGCGAAGCCAGCGACGTCATCGCCGGGCGGCTGGGCGAACGCTATCTTGTTTCGCCGCAGGTCACGCTGTTCGTGAAGAAAGCCGTCGGCCGCCGCGTCACGGTGGACGGCGAAGTGCGCGAACCCGGCCTCTATCCGGTCGAAGGGCGGCTGACCCTGCTCCAGGCCGTCGCCTTGGCGAAGGGGCCGACGCGCCTTGCAGGCCTTAATCAGGTGGTGATCGTCCGCCAGATGGATGGCCAGCGTCAGGCCGCCCTGTTCGACCTTGCCGCCATCCGCAAGGGCGAGGCTGCCGATCCTGAAATCCTGCCGGGCGACCGGGTCGTCGTCGGCCTGTCGCGCGCCAAGGCGATATTGGGCGGCGCCTTGCTCGCCATTCCCGCGCTGGCAACGGGCTTCATCGCCCTGGACGGAGGCCGATGA
- a CDS encoding GumC family protein, producing the protein MAPVSLPARDDADLAANGLGARLSIAAHRGWLVLRRHRVILFVTMALSLLAGAIVILTSTPDYRATASIEVEDVPAGAAGSAAAQRASTTTDTETLMQTELEVLRSRALAEDVARDLSLVGTPTFFKGMDRPRPVEGVGTLSQRQVEQDAVVRLLHDNLEVELPGKSRVLRISFVSADPVLSARIANSYADSLIRADLKRGFESGVQARRFLLGELDAARKDLARAERDLAVYVARNGAPIEPGQDQPDAAKTTKPAKPPAPEGSVATRLAQLNAFRAQAAADRIAAQKRWESARRTSADTLPEVLGNGAMQQIMAERAQARAEVAEERQFRKDAHPEMREARARLSALDEQANSMASTIRASLREQYNVAVRGEQQIAREIAQLEREAQVEQGRDVQTGIMERSVDTYRMLHDSLLQRYRDMASQAGFQAGRIQPLDRAAVPTQPFSPRIGVILLLASLGGLVLGLLLVAARHMFDDAVTSADTLAERVGLPLLGAVPVTGDNPQPPDIFTPIASSLLLASADGLPRSILVTSAQEGEGKSLTLHALALALAGLGKSVLVIDGDMRRPVQHRLFRLSPVRGISEVLTGQATAQDVIMESGVAGVALLPCGTLPPNPTELLSTPALAGLLAAVRNSYDTVLIDAPPILGAGDAPLLAAQAQASLLVVEWGRNHHGGLRTAVERLRRSGGAIIGAILTKQQGRSIDYDYHRGG; encoded by the coding sequence ATGGCGCCTGTATCTCTGCCCGCGCGTGACGATGCCGACCTGGCCGCCAATGGCCTGGGCGCGCGCCTCTCCATCGCCGCGCATCGCGGCTGGCTGGTCCTGCGCCGCCATCGCGTCATCCTGTTCGTCACCATGGCGCTCAGCCTGCTGGCTGGTGCGATCGTCATCCTGACGTCGACCCCTGACTATCGCGCCACCGCCTCGATAGAGGTGGAGGATGTGCCCGCCGGTGCCGCCGGGTCCGCCGCCGCGCAGCGGGCCAGTACGACGACCGACACCGAAACCCTGATGCAAACCGAACTGGAGGTGCTGCGCAGCCGCGCTCTGGCCGAAGATGTCGCCCGCGACCTGTCGCTCGTCGGCACCCCCACTTTCTTCAAGGGCATGGATCGTCCGCGCCCGGTCGAAGGCGTCGGCACCCTGTCGCAGCGGCAGGTGGAGCAGGACGCGGTTGTCCGGCTGCTCCACGACAATCTGGAAGTGGAGCTCCCCGGCAAGTCCCGCGTGCTGCGCATCAGCTTCGTCAGCGCCGACCCCGTATTGTCCGCACGCATCGCCAACAGCTACGCCGACAGCCTGATCCGCGCCGATCTCAAGCGCGGGTTCGAATCCGGCGTACAGGCGCGCCGCTTCCTGCTGGGTGAATTGGACGCCGCGCGCAAGGATCTGGCCCGCGCCGAGCGCGATCTGGCGGTCTATGTCGCCCGCAATGGCGCGCCGATCGAGCCGGGCCAGGACCAGCCGGATGCGGCGAAAACCACTAAGCCCGCCAAGCCCCCCGCGCCCGAGGGGTCTGTCGCGACTCGCCTCGCACAACTCAATGCCTTCCGTGCGCAGGCCGCCGCCGATCGCATCGCCGCACAAAAACGCTGGGAAAGCGCCCGCCGCACCAGCGCGGACACGTTGCCCGAAGTTTTGGGCAACGGCGCCATGCAACAGATCATGGCGGAGCGCGCACAGGCCCGCGCCGAAGTCGCCGAAGAACGGCAGTTCCGCAAGGACGCCCATCCCGAAATGCGCGAAGCCCGCGCGCGACTGTCGGCGCTGGATGAACAGGCCAATTCCATGGCCAGCACCATCCGCGCGTCGCTGCGCGAACAATATAATGTCGCCGTGCGCGGCGAGCAGCAGATCGCCAGGGAAATCGCGCAGCTCGAACGAGAGGCGCAGGTCGAACAGGGGCGCGACGTTCAGACCGGCATCATGGAACGATCGGTCGATACTTACCGAATGCTGCATGACAGCCTGCTCCAGCGTTATCGCGACATGGCCTCGCAGGCCGGTTTCCAGGCCGGACGCATCCAGCCGCTCGATCGCGCCGCGGTGCCGACTCAGCCCTTTTCGCCCCGGATCGGCGTGATCCTGCTGCTGGCGTCGCTGGGGGGGCTAGTGCTGGGCCTGTTGCTGGTGGCCGCGCGCCATATGTTCGACGACGCCGTGACCTCCGCCGACACGCTGGCGGAACGGGTGGGACTGCCGCTTCTGGGCGCGGTCCCGGTAACCGGCGACAATCCGCAGCCGCCGGACATCTTCACCCCGATCGCATCCTCGCTATTGCTGGCGTCGGCGGACGGTCTGCCGCGCTCCATCCTCGTCACCAGCGCGCAGGAAGGGGAGGGCAAGTCGCTCACTCTCCATGCGCTGGCGCTGGCGCTGGCGGGGCTGGGCAAGAGCGTGCTGGTCATCGACGGCGACATGCGCCGCCCGGTGCAGCACCGCCTGTTCCGCCTCTCGCCCGTGCGGGGCATCAGCGAAGTGTTGACCGGCCAGGCCACGGCGCAGGATGTCATCATGGAAAGCGGCGTGGCGGGGGTGGCCCTGCTGCCGTGCGGCACATTGCCGCCCAATCCGACCGAATTGCTCTCGACCCCCGCGCTCGCCGGGCTGCTCGCCGCCGTGCGCAATTCCTACGACACGGTGCTGATCGACGCGCCGCCGATCCTGGGCGCGGGCGACGCCCCCTTGCTCGCGGCGCAGGCGCAGGCGAGCCTGCTCGTGGTCGAATGGGGCCGCAACCATCATGGCGGCCTGCGCACGGCCGTGGAGCGCCTGCGCCGCAGCGGTGGCGCCATCATCGGTGCGATCCTGACCAAGCAACAGGGCCGCTCGATCGATTACGACTATCATCGCGGCGGGTGA
- the purQ gene encoding phosphoribosylformylglycinamidine synthase subunit PurQ, with translation MKSAVIVFPGSNCDRDLAVAFEAATGTKPEMIWHRDTELPDDIDLIGVPGGFSYGDYLRSGAMAARSPVMQAVAKAAERGAFVLGICNGFQVLTESGLLPGALLRNAGGHFVCRDVALTVENAQSAFTSRYDAGETISFPVAHHDGNYFADDAILDRLEGEGRVALRYGESVNGSARNIAGILNDAGNVLGMMPHPERVIEAAHGATDGQRLFQGIVEGLMARA, from the coding sequence ATGAAGAGCGCCGTCATCGTCTTTCCGGGCAGCAATTGCGACCGCGACCTGGCGGTGGCGTTCGAGGCCGCGACCGGAACCAAGCCGGAGATGATCTGGCACCGCGACACCGAACTGCCCGACGACATCGACCTGATCGGCGTGCCGGGCGGCTTTTCCTATGGCGACTATCTGCGGTCGGGCGCGATGGCGGCCCGTTCGCCAGTGATGCAGGCGGTCGCCAAGGCGGCGGAACGCGGCGCGTTCGTGCTGGGCATCTGCAACGGATTCCAGGTGCTGACCGAAAGCGGCCTGCTACCCGGCGCGCTGCTGCGCAATGCGGGTGGGCATTTCGTGTGCCGCGACGTGGCGCTGACGGTGGAAAATGCGCAGAGCGCCTTCACCAGCCGCTACGATGCGGGCGAGACGATCAGCTTCCCTGTCGCCCATCATGACGGCAATTATTTCGCTGACGATGCGATACTCGACCGGCTGGAAGGCGAAGGCCGCGTGGCGCTGCGCTATGGCGAAAGCGTCAATGGGTCGGCGCGCAACATCGCGGGCATATTGAACGATGCAGGCAATGTGCTGGGCATGATGCCCCACCCCGAACGCGTGATCGAAGCGGCGCATGGCGCGACCGATGGGCAGCGGCTGTTCCAGGGGATCGTCGAAGGGTTGATGGCGCGGGCCTGA
- the purS gene encoding phosphoribosylformylglycinamidine synthase subunit PurS, which produces MKARIFVTLKGGVLDPQGRAIQHALGGLGFDGVNDVRAGKLIELDLADGTSDEDIDAMCRKLLANTVIENYRIEKVA; this is translated from the coding sequence ATGAAAGCCCGCATCTTCGTCACCCTCAAGGGCGGTGTCCTCGATCCGCAGGGCCGGGCGATCCAGCATGCGCTGGGCGGTCTGGGTTTCGACGGGGTCAACGACGTGCGCGCGGGCAAGCTGATCGAACTGGACCTGGCGGACGGCACCAGCGACGAGGATATCGACGCCATGTGCCGCAAGCTGCTGGCCAACACGGTGATCGAAAATTACCGCATCGAAAAGGTCGCCTGA
- a CDS encoding cupin domain-containing protein, whose protein sequence is MNALILIAAASVATPAPLPAPVEKAGAEHYVWGGVNDGWHLVKRDDLSVIEERILPGSSEVRHYHARARQFFYVLSGELTMEAAGQTHKLMAGQGIEIAPGVPHQAQNRSDKPVEILVTSSPKSHGDRVEAPLP, encoded by the coding sequence ATGAACGCCCTGATCCTGATCGCCGCCGCCAGCGTCGCCACCCCTGCCCCATTGCCTGCACCCGTCGAGAAGGCGGGGGCGGAACATTATGTCTGGGGTGGGGTCAATGACGGCTGGCATCTGGTGAAGCGGGACGATCTGTCGGTGATTGAGGAGCGTATCCTGCCCGGCTCCAGCGAAGTGCGGCATTATCACGCACGGGCGCGGCAGTTCTTTTACGTGCTGTCGGGCGAATTGACGATGGAGGCGGCGGGGCAGACGCATAAGCTGATGGCGGGCCAAGGGATCGAGATCGCGCCGGGGGTTCCGCATCAGGCGCAGAACCGGAGTGACAAGCCGGTCGAGATACTGGTCACGTCCAGCCCCAAAAGCCATGGCGACCGGGTGGAAGCGCCGCTGCCATAA
- the rnr gene encoding ribonuclease R gives MASTPKNKTSAPPRKKVRPAGFPTRDEVVDFITTSDQPAGKREIAKAFGLKGQEKIALKALLKDMADEGLIDLGPARAFHKMGGVPKITVLRIIDVDDTTLIATPERWEAEGQPAPRLRVLERGKRGALTIGDRILARTEEAGRGYVAHVMKKLAKASEELLGVVEVLADGKLWLRPVDKRIRKDTPISDVGDAKPGDLVLAEPHGRPPRIFARVTDILGDPFAPRSFSLIAIHKHGIPHVFPDRVEEEATAASALPLHEDKREDLRHLPIVAIDPSDARDHDDAVWATPDEDEGNVGGFRAIVAIADVSYYVRPGSALDKEARKRGNSVYFPDQVVPMLPHELSSDMCSLRAGQDRAAMACHLTINANGKVTAWRFTRAVIRVAAVLAYEDAQAAIDGAELEPAPTASREQADALLDVALKPLWACWALLRKARDVRDPLALDLPERRVVLDEHGKIVSVAVRERLDAHMLIEDYMIAANVAAAKALEAKKAPVMYRVHEAPGREKLVSLKEYLATFDIDFALGQVIRPATFNALIRKVAELEEKEQIMVQILRSQTQAYYGPQNMGHFGLALGSYAHFTSPIRRYADLLVHRALVGAYGLDLPAPKDKSIPDRSSLSQDDYENMGRVGEMISGHERRAMEAERETVDRYVAAYLAAHVGEIVKARITGVQNFGFFATVDGLGGDGLVPVSTMGGEYFHYDEAGKALQGADSGDRYTVGQRLELRLAEADPINGSLRFELPDSPAPRGGPMKRDRTRPGVKRGRPTNIRHIGAKRGKHKR, from the coding sequence ATGGCATCGACCCCGAAGAACAAGACATCCGCGCCCCCCCGCAAGAAAGTCCGCCCCGCCGGCTTCCCCACCCGCGACGAAGTGGTGGACTTCATCACTACGTCCGACCAGCCAGCCGGCAAGCGCGAAATCGCCAAGGCGTTCGGGCTCAAGGGTCAGGAAAAGATCGCGCTCAAAGCCCTGCTCAAGGATATGGCCGACGAAGGTCTGATCGACCTCGGCCCCGCCCGCGCCTTCCACAAGATGGGCGGCGTGCCCAAGATCACGGTGCTGCGCATCATCGATGTGGACGACACGACCCTGATCGCCACCCCCGAGCGGTGGGAAGCCGAAGGCCAGCCCGCGCCCCGCCTGCGCGTATTGGAGCGTGGCAAGCGTGGCGCCCTCACCATTGGCGACCGCATACTTGCCCGCACCGAAGAGGCCGGGCGCGGCTATGTCGCGCACGTCATGAAGAAGCTCGCCAAGGCCAGCGAGGAATTGCTGGGCGTGGTGGAGGTGTTGGCTGACGGCAAGCTATGGCTCCGCCCGGTCGACAAGCGCATCCGCAAGGATACACCGATCAGCGACGTGGGCGACGCGAAGCCCGGCGACCTCGTGCTGGCCGAACCGCATGGCCGCCCGCCACGCATCTTCGCCCGCGTCACCGATATTCTGGGCGACCCCTTCGCCCCGCGTAGTTTCAGTCTGATCGCTATCCACAAACATGGCATCCCCCATGTCTTCCCCGACCGGGTGGAAGAAGAAGCGACGGCGGCGTCGGCCCTGCCGCTGCATGAGGACAAGCGTGAGGATCTGCGCCATCTGCCGATCGTCGCGATCGATCCGTCCGACGCGCGCGATCATGACGACGCGGTCTGGGCGACACCCGACGAGGATGAAGGCAATGTCGGCGGCTTCAGGGCGATCGTCGCCATCGCCGACGTCAGCTATTATGTCCGCCCCGGCAGCGCTCTGGACAAGGAAGCCCGCAAGCGCGGCAACAGCGTCTATTTCCCCGATCAGGTTGTGCCGATGCTGCCGCACGAACTCTCGTCCGACATGTGTTCGCTCCGCGCGGGCCAGGATCGGGCGGCGATGGCCTGCCATCTGACGATCAACGCCAATGGCAAGGTCACGGCATGGCGCTTCACGCGCGCCGTGATCCGCGTCGCGGCGGTACTGGCCTATGAGGATGCGCAGGCGGCGATCGACGGCGCAGAGCTTGAGCCTGCTCCGACAGCCTCGCGCGAGCAGGCGGACGCGCTGCTGGACGTCGCCCTCAAACCCCTCTGGGCTTGCTGGGCACTGCTCCGCAAAGCACGGGACGTGCGCGATCCGCTGGCGCTCGACCTGCCCGAACGGCGCGTGGTGCTGGACGAACATGGCAAGATCGTGAGCGTCGCCGTGCGCGAACGGCTCGACGCGCATATGCTGATCGAGGATTATATGATCGCCGCCAACGTCGCGGCGGCCAAGGCGCTGGAGGCGAAGAAGGCGCCTGTCATGTACCGCGTTCATGAAGCGCCGGGCCGCGAGAAACTAGTCTCGCTCAAGGAATATCTCGCCACCTTCGACATCGACTTCGCGCTGGGCCAAGTGATCCGCCCCGCGACCTTCAACGCGCTGATCCGTAAGGTCGCGGAGTTGGAGGAGAAGGAGCAGATCATGGTGCAGATCCTGCGCAGCCAGACCCAGGCCTATTATGGTCCGCAAAATATGGGGCATTTCGGCCTGGCGCTCGGCAGCTACGCCCATTTCACCTCGCCCATTCGCCGCTATGCGGACCTGCTGGTGCATCGCGCATTGGTCGGCGCCTACGGCCTGGACCTTCCCGCGCCCAAGGACAAGAGCATCCCCGACCGCTCCTCGCTCAGCCAGGACGATTATGAGAATATGGGTCGGGTCGGCGAAATGATCTCCGGCCATGAACGCCGCGCGATGGAGGCGGAGCGGGAGACCGTCGATCGTTACGTCGCGGCCTATCTGGCGGCGCATGTCGGCGAAATCGTGAAGGCGCGCATCACCGGCGTCCAGAATTTCGGCTTCTTCGCCACGGTCGACGGGTTGGGTGGCGACGGGCTGGTGCCGGTGTCGACCATGGGCGGCGAATATTTCCACTATGATGAAGCGGGCAAGGCCCTGCAGGGCGCGGACAGTGGCGATCGCTACACGGTGGGCCAGCGGCTGGAACTGCGGCTGGCGGAGGCGGACCCGATCAACGGATCGCTCCGCTTCGAACTGCCCGACAGTCCCGCGCCTCGCGGCGGCCCGATGAAGCGCGACCGCACCCGCCCCGGCGTCAAGCGCGGCCGCCCGACCAACATCCGTCATATCGGCGCGAAACGGGGCAAGCATAAACGGTAA